The Arthrobacter sp. PM3 genome contains the following window.
GCCGTCGCGGTGCGGCGGGACCACCATGTCCCGGGCAATACCGGCGGCCACCTTGGCGCCGAACTCAACCCGGATCAGGTGCAGGCAGGCATCGATCCCCGCTGCGGTCCCGGCGCTCGTGATGATCCGGTCGTCCTCCACATAAAGGACGTTTTCGTCCACCTGGACGGCGGGGTAACGGCTGGCGAGTTCCTGGGAGTAGTGCCAGTGCGTGGTGCAGCGGCGTCCGTCGAGCAGCCCCGCCCGGGCCAGGGCGAAGGCGCCGGAACAGATCGACATCACCCAGGCGCCGCGGGCATGCGCGGCCCGCAACGCGTCCAGGACGGATTCCGGAACGTCCTCGTCCCGGCCGTACGGCGCCATCACCACCAGGTCCGCGTCCGCAGCCGCGTCCAGCCCGAATTCCACGTGCATGGACAGGCCGGATTTGAGCGGGACGTCGCCCGGCTCCGGGGTGCAGACCCGGAAATCAAACGAAGGCACGCCGCTTCCGCGCTCCGAACGGTCAATGCCGAAGACCTCGAAGGCTGTGGCGAACTCGAAGATCGAGAAGTTGGGGACGACGATCATGGCCACTGATTTGATCATGATTACAGTGTGGCAGAAATTTTACCTTTTTGGGCATTTCTGCCACTTCTTTTCAATGTTGGCCGGGAGAACCATGGAGGTATGGAACTCCTCGGAATCGCCCTCATCATCCTGGTCATCGGCATTATCACCGCCACGATCTCCGCCCTCCGCAAGGACGGCCTCGGCCACAACCCGCCCGTCCGCTCGGACGAATACTGGATGGCCCGGGACCTGCCCAGCGTCAACTACACCCTGCGGATCTTCTAGGCCGCACCTGCGCACCGGGCCCGACCCCTCCGACCGGGCCCGCACCCTGCGCCGGGACCGTCACGGCCCCGCACCGGCGGACAGTCCGCCCCAGTAGACTGTCTCCAGCCATGACATTGCATATCTCCTACCCTGCCGAGCTGCCCGTCTCCGAGCGCCGCGAAGACCTGATGGCCGCCATCGCCGCCAACCAGGTGACGATCATCGCCGGCGAGACCGGTTCGGGCAAGACCACCCAGATCCCGAAGATGTGCCTGGAACTCGGCCTGGGCGAGAACGGGCTGATCGGCCATACCCAGCCCCGCAGGCTCGCTGCCCGCACTGTCGCCGAGCGCATTGCGGAGGAACTCGGCGTCGGGATCGGCCAGGAAGTGGGCTTCCAGGTCCGGTTCACCGGCGAGGTCAGCCGGTCCACCAAGGTCAAGCTCATGACCGACGGCATCCTGCTGGCAGAAATCCAGCGCGACAAGCTGCTGCGCAAATACAACGCCATCATCATCGACGAGGCCCACGAGCGCAGCCTCAATATCGACTTCATCCTCGGCTACCTCAAGCGCATTCTGCCGCAGCGCCCCGACCTGAAGATCATCATCACCTCGGCCACCATCGATCCGGAGCGCTTCGCGAAGCACTTCGGCTCGGAGGACGAACCCTCCCCCATCATCGAGGTCTCGGGCCGGACCTTCCCGGTGGAAATCCGCTACCGGCCGCTGTCCCAGCCCGCCGGCGGCGCCGGCGCTGGCGCCGAAGATGCAGAAGAGGCGGGGGAAGGCGTGGCCCCGGACGACGAACTCGAGGAGGACCGCGACCCCCTCGACGCCGTGTGCGACGCCGTCGACGAGCTCGCCCTGGAAGCCCCCGGCGATATCCTCATCTTCTTCTCCGGCGAGCGGGAAATCCGTGACGCCGCGGAGGCCCTCAATGCCCGCATCCAGTCCAACCGGCGGCTGGCCGGCACCGAGGTGCTGCCGTTGTTCGCCCGGCTGAGCCTGCAGGAGCAGCACAAGGTCTTCCACCCGGGCGGCAAACGCCGGATCGTGCTGGCCACCAACGTGGCAGAAACCTCGCTCACGGTTCCGGGGATCAAGTACGTGATCGACACCGGCACGGCCCGCATCTCGCGCTATTCGCACCGCACCAAGGTCCAGCGCCTGCCGATCGAGCGAGTCTCACAGGCCTCCGCCAATCAGCGCTCCGGCCGCTGCGGCCGCGTCTCCGACGGCATCGCGATCCGGCTGTACTCGGAAGAGGATTTTCAGTCCCGCCCGCTGTTCACGGACCCGGAAATCCTGCGCACCAACCTCGCCGCCGTCATCCTGCAGATGACGGCCATGGGTGTGGCGCGCGGACCCAAGGATGTGGAGAATTTCCCCTTCGTGGAGCCGCCGGATTCACGGGCCATTAACGACGGCGTCAGCCTCCTGCGCGAGCTCGGCGCCCTGAGCGCGGCGCGCGCGCCCGAACGGAACGGTGCCGGTCAAGAGAACGACGGCGGCGGGCGTCGCGGAGGCCGCCGGCCGGCGGGGGCCGGACGAAACGGCGGCGGGCTGACCGCCGTCGGACAGAAGCTGGCCCAGCTGCCGGTGGACCCGCGCCTTGGCCGCATGATCGTGGAAGCGGGCAAGCGCGGCTGCGTGCGTGAGGTCATGATCCTGGCGGCCGCCCTCACAATCCAGGACCCGCGTGAGCGTCCGACCGACAAGCAGCAGCTCGCGGCGGAGAAGCATGCGCGGTTCCGCGACGAGAACTCGGACTTCACCGGCTACCTGAACCTGTGGAACTACCTGCAGGAGAAGCAGCAGGAGCTGTCCTCCACCGCGTTCCGCCGGCTCTGCCGCACCGAATTCATCAACTACCTCCGGGTCCGTGAGTGGCAGGACCTCTTCGCCCAGCTGCGCCAGCTCGCCCGGCCGCTGGGCATCAGCCTGGACAACAAACGGCTGGCCGATCCCGTGGGCAACCACGACGGCATCCACATCAGCCTGCTCTCGGGCCTGCTGAGCCACATCGGCATCCTCGACGAGCGCAAGCGCGAGTACGCCGGCGCCCGCGGCAGCCGCTTCGCGATTTTCCCGGGCTCGGCGCTGTTCAAGAAGTCGCCCACCTTTGTGATGGCCGCCGAACTGGTGGAAACCAGCAGGCTCTGGGCGCGGGTGGCCGCGAAGTTCGATCCGTTGTGGGTTGAGCAGGTGGCGCCGGACCTGGTCAAGCGCAGCTACAGTGAACCGCACTGGTCCAAGAAGATGGGCTCGGTGATGGCCCACGAGAAGGTCACCCTCTACGGCGTGCCCATCATCCCGAACCGCCGCGTCAACTACGGGAACGTGGACCCGGAGCTGTCCCGCGAGCTCTTCATCCGCCACGCCCTGGTGGAGGGCGACTGGCAGACGCACCACAAGTTCTTCCACCGCAACCGCGCCCTGCTCCAGGAGGTTGAGGAGCTTGAGGCCCGGATGCGGCGCCGCGACATCCTGGTCGATGACGAGACCCTCTTCGAGTTTTATGACGCACGGATCGGACAGGAGGTCGTCTCCGAGCGGCACTTCGACAAGTGGTGGAAGGACGCCCGGCAGCAGGACCCGACGCTGCTGGACTTCGAGAAATCCCTGCTGATCAGCGAGGACGCCGCGGCGCTGGACGATTCGGCCTACCCGAAGACCCTGCTGCACAAGGGTTTCGAACTGCCGCTGAGCTACGAGTTCCACCCGGTTGCGCCGGGATCGCCGCCGAACCCGTCCGACGGCGTCACCGCCGAGGTGCCCGTCCTGTTCCTGAACCAGCTCGACGACGCCGCGTTCCGCTGGCTCATCCCCGGGCAGCGCGTGGAACTGGTGACGGCGCTCATCAAGTCACTGCCCAAACAGGTCCGCAAGAACTTCGTTCCCGCGCCCGACGTCGCCCGGCAGGCGGTGGCGGCACTGGACGCCGACTTCGATCCCGCCACGGACGAGCTTGAGCCGTCGCTCGAACTGGTGCTGCGCCGGATCCGCGGACAGGTCATCCCGCCGGGGTCCTGGAACTGGGACGCGGTGCCCGCCCATCTTCGCGTCAGCTTCCGCGTGGTGGATTCGCGCGGCAAGGTGCTGGATGAAGGCAAGGACCTCGCCGCACTGCAGGAACGCCTGGCCCCCGCCACCCGCCGGGCCGTCGCGGAATCCCTCGGTGCGACGCCGGGCACCACAGCACCAAAGGCGGCCGGCA
Protein-coding sequences here:
- a CDS encoding GlxA family transcriptional regulator; the protein is MIKSVAMIVVPNFSIFEFATAFEVFGIDRSERGSGVPSFDFRVCTPEPGDVPLKSGLSMHVEFGLDAAADADLVVMAPYGRDEDVPESVLDALRAAHARGAWVMSICSGAFALARAGLLDGRRCTTHWHYSQELASRYPAVQVDENVLYVEDDRIITSAGTAAGIDACLHLIRVEFGAKVAAGIARDMVVPPHRDGGQAQYIDRPIPRCGSEPMEQLLQWMVRHLDEEHPVNELAARVHMSPRTFARRFRSETGATPAAWLNSQRVLRAQELLETTELNIDEVARESGFGHSVLLRHHFVKALDTSPQSYRRTFRGHLATA
- the hrpA gene encoding ATP-dependent RNA helicase HrpA; this translates as MTLHISYPAELPVSERREDLMAAIAANQVTIIAGETGSGKTTQIPKMCLELGLGENGLIGHTQPRRLAARTVAERIAEELGVGIGQEVGFQVRFTGEVSRSTKVKLMTDGILLAEIQRDKLLRKYNAIIIDEAHERSLNIDFILGYLKRILPQRPDLKIIITSATIDPERFAKHFGSEDEPSPIIEVSGRTFPVEIRYRPLSQPAGGAGAGAEDAEEAGEGVAPDDELEEDRDPLDAVCDAVDELALEAPGDILIFFSGEREIRDAAEALNARIQSNRRLAGTEVLPLFARLSLQEQHKVFHPGGKRRIVLATNVAETSLTVPGIKYVIDTGTARISRYSHRTKVQRLPIERVSQASANQRSGRCGRVSDGIAIRLYSEEDFQSRPLFTDPEILRTNLAAVILQMTAMGVARGPKDVENFPFVEPPDSRAINDGVSLLRELGALSAARAPERNGAGQENDGGGRRGGRRPAGAGRNGGGLTAVGQKLAQLPVDPRLGRMIVEAGKRGCVREVMILAAALTIQDPRERPTDKQQLAAEKHARFRDENSDFTGYLNLWNYLQEKQQELSSTAFRRLCRTEFINYLRVREWQDLFAQLRQLARPLGISLDNKRLADPVGNHDGIHISLLSGLLSHIGILDERKREYAGARGSRFAIFPGSALFKKSPTFVMAAELVETSRLWARVAAKFDPLWVEQVAPDLVKRSYSEPHWSKKMGSVMAHEKVTLYGVPIIPNRRVNYGNVDPELSRELFIRHALVEGDWQTHHKFFHRNRALLQEVEELEARMRRRDILVDDETLFEFYDARIGQEVVSERHFDKWWKDARQQDPTLLDFEKSLLISEDAAALDDSAYPKTLLHKGFELPLSYEFHPVAPGSPPNPSDGVTAEVPVLFLNQLDDAAFRWLIPGQRVELVTALIKSLPKQVRKNFVPAPDVARQAVAALDADFDPATDELEPSLELVLRRIRGQVIPPGSWNWDAVPAHLRVSFRVVDSRGKVLDEGKDLAALQERLAPATRRAVAESLGATPGTTAPKAAGKAPAGKSAGSARTVAPPSAAPSTAGPAAPGGFTELSGLKDWTFGTLAQQVQGSVGGHTVTGYPALVDEGSSVALRLFQTASEQQEAMRAGVIRLLALKVPPPDRYVLEHLNNTEKLAFSQNPHGSVSALIADCSLAAIDKLTPAGLPWDEASFKALYEIVRAELIDTVFTVTAVVERVLASTRRIEKQLKGTTSLALISALNDIRSQLEQLVYPGFVARTGYAQLSQLPRYLAAIEKRLEKLPGNVQRDAQHMAAVQALEDDYDDAVSALLPGRRAGAELTHVRWMIEELRVSFFAVELGTAYSVSEKRIRAALNKVLAPA